Proteins encoded together in one Planctomyces sp. SH-PL14 window:
- the tadA gene encoding tRNA adenosine(34) deaminase TadA, whose translation MLPFDDETVVPHAAWMRKALDQAMQAFEQDEVPVGAVIVYEGRVIGEGYNQRETLQDPTAHAEMLAMTQAAQELGSWRLLDCTLYVTLEPCPMCAGAIVQSRLPRLIYGTTDPKAGACHSLYSITDDPRLNHRVQVVGGVLQPECQSILREFFARQRALGKK comes from the coding sequence GTGCTTCCCTTTGACGATGAGACTGTCGTTCCTCACGCCGCCTGGATGCGGAAGGCGCTCGACCAGGCGATGCAGGCATTCGAGCAGGACGAGGTCCCGGTTGGGGCGGTGATCGTCTACGAAGGGCGGGTGATCGGCGAAGGCTACAACCAGCGGGAGACGCTTCAGGATCCGACCGCGCACGCCGAAATGCTCGCCATGACGCAGGCGGCTCAGGAGCTGGGCTCGTGGCGGCTCCTCGACTGCACGCTGTATGTGACGCTGGAACCGTGCCCGATGTGCGCGGGGGCGATCGTCCAGTCCCGGCTGCCGCGTCTCATCTATGGCACGACTGATCCCAAGGCGGGGGCGTGTCATTCGCTTTACTCGATCACGGATGATCCGCGGCTGAATCACCGCGTGCAGGTCGTCGGCGGGGTGTTGCAGCCGGAGTGCCAGTCGATCCTCCGCGAGTTCTTTGCCCGGCAGAGGGCGCTCGGCAAGAAGTGA
- a CDS encoding PDZ domain-containing protein, with the protein MNASPKHRAGPLVRFAALCALSAAFPAPTARAEAPIEQLIEQLETPDFELRAEAETALYGRGVASVDRLTEAALSRSPELEARIVRVLRRMYLSDNIELSDRAAAALEDLAGPRRLDSARAALRSLEPERQAKAIVAIRNLGGMVRLASRDDDVVNPVIEEIRLDENWKGKTDGLRHVGRISQPERFMVTVIDGCGVGQEDIQKLRIDLPQLQPQFRGAATLGIGPDSFAVRGCVVGRVLPGNAADKAGIQSGDRILKIGETDVENFEGLVNHLRTRKVGDEVEILVERDNEEIMLTATLQTWKSIDKAVDDQDDPPPRGVPGFIVPPRRPVVRPIPGPGPIPTPKPGLDDPAPVIPIPDTDGPPPRK; encoded by the coding sequence GTGAACGCGAGTCCGAAACACCGAGCGGGACCGCTGGTCCGTTTCGCCGCGCTCTGCGCGTTGTCCGCCGCCTTCCCCGCGCCGACCGCGCGGGCGGAAGCCCCGATCGAACAGCTGATCGAGCAACTGGAGACGCCCGACTTCGAGCTGCGGGCCGAAGCGGAAACGGCCCTCTACGGCCGCGGTGTCGCATCCGTCGACCGGCTGACGGAAGCGGCTCTCTCACGATCGCCGGAACTGGAAGCCCGCATCGTCCGCGTCCTGCGGCGGATGTACCTGTCGGACAACATCGAGCTCAGCGACCGGGCCGCCGCGGCCCTGGAAGACCTGGCAGGCCCCCGCAGACTCGATTCGGCTCGGGCCGCGCTGCGGAGCTTGGAGCCGGAACGACAGGCCAAGGCGATTGTCGCAATCCGCAATCTCGGCGGCATGGTCCGCCTCGCCAGCCGCGACGACGACGTGGTCAACCCCGTCATTGAAGAGATCCGCCTCGACGAGAACTGGAAGGGAAAGACCGACGGGCTGCGGCACGTCGGCCGCATCTCCCAGCCCGAGCGGTTCATGGTCACCGTGATCGACGGCTGTGGCGTCGGCCAGGAGGACATCCAGAAGCTGCGGATCGACCTGCCGCAACTCCAGCCGCAGTTCCGCGGCGCGGCAACCCTCGGCATCGGTCCAGACTCCTTCGCGGTCCGGGGCTGCGTTGTGGGACGGGTGCTTCCGGGTAACGCGGCCGACAAGGCCGGTATCCAGTCCGGCGACCGGATCCTGAAGATCGGTGAGACGGACGTGGAGAACTTCGAAGGGCTCGTCAACCACCTCCGGACGCGAAAGGTCGGCGACGAGGTCGAGATCCTCGTGGAGCGCGACAACGAAGAGATCATGCTCACCGCGACTCTCCAGACGTGGAAGAGCATCGACAAGGCTGTCGACGACCAGGACGATCCTCCCCCTCGCGGCGTCCCGGGTTTCATCGTCCCCCCCAGGCGGCCGGTTGTCCGTCCCATCCCTGGCCCCGGACCGATCCCGACTCCGAAGCCCGGCCTGGACGATCCCGCGCCAGTGATCCCGATTCCCGACACGGACGGTCCCCCGCCTCGCAAGTGA
- a CDS encoding MEKHLA domain-containing protein, giving the protein MTDSPTPWTKPAWITRTQEILNSYEKWLGHPLIPRSGDPAEESHRLYHAPFVIVSHGTEADPVLNYGNATALALWEMPLPDFTRTPSRLTAEPMHRDERARMLEQTARTGYIDDYRGIRIASTGRRFRIDPATVWNVINAEGHPAGQAATFATWTFLDDQQSDA; this is encoded by the coding sequence GTGACCGATTCCCCCACCCCCTGGACCAAGCCCGCCTGGATCACACGCACACAAGAGATCCTCAACTCCTACGAGAAGTGGCTCGGCCACCCCCTCATCCCCCGCTCAGGCGACCCCGCCGAAGAATCCCACCGCCTCTACCACGCCCCCTTCGTCATCGTCTCCCACGGCACCGAAGCCGACCCCGTCCTCAACTACGGAAACGCCACCGCCCTCGCCCTCTGGGAAATGCCCCTCCCGGACTTCACCCGCACCCCCTCCCGCCTCACCGCCGAACCGATGCACCGCGACGAACGCGCCCGCATGCTCGAACAGACCGCCCGGACCGGCTACATCGACGACTACCGCGGCATCCGCATCGCCTCCACCGGCCGCCGCTTCCGCATCGACCCCGCCACCGTCTGGAACGTCATCAACGCCGAAGGCCACCCCGCCGGCCAAGCCGCCACCTTCGCCACCTGGACGTTCCTCGATGACCAGCAGAGCGACGCATAA
- a CDS encoding M81 family metallopeptidase — protein sequence MRVGIIALLHESNTFVTPPTTIRNFEENLLVRGEAVRTAMEGTHHEIGGFFEGLAAAGAEAVPIFAARAIPSGTITAETYQTLWHRLREALEAAPAFDGLLIAPHGATVSEPFPDADGQWMRSVRQMVGHACPIIGTLDAHANLSPQMVEATDALIAYRTNPHLDQRERGCEAADLMVRTLRGEISPVQAAAFPPLVINIERQLTAEPHLVPVYRHAAEIRERPGVLSTSLLLGFPYADVPEMGAACVVVADGDRDLARRAADELGQDLWDRRTDFVGQFISVPEAISRAKELSEPVCLLDMGDNVGGGSPADGTFLAEALLSSGMKSLACLYDPEVVEQCRNEAVGSLVDVAIGAKTDRLHGVPLRGTFAVRGHSDGRYREAQARHGGIREYDQGATVVLQHAGGLTLIVNSRRTPPFSLGQIRSCGLEPREFHALAAKGVNAPVAAYQEVCPHFIRVNTPGCTTADVHQLTFQHRRRPLYPFEGRD from the coding sequence ATGCGCGTCGGGATCATCGCCCTTCTCCACGAGTCGAACACCTTCGTCACTCCCCCGACGACGATCCGAAACTTTGAGGAGAACCTCCTCGTCCGCGGCGAGGCGGTCCGGACCGCAATGGAGGGGACGCATCACGAGATCGGGGGATTCTTCGAGGGGCTCGCCGCCGCCGGTGCCGAGGCGGTCCCGATCTTTGCCGCGCGGGCGATTCCCTCTGGGACGATCACGGCGGAGACGTATCAGACGCTGTGGCACCGGTTGCGGGAGGCGCTCGAGGCCGCGCCGGCGTTTGACGGTCTGCTGATCGCGCCACACGGGGCGACGGTGAGCGAGCCGTTTCCTGATGCCGACGGCCAGTGGATGAGGAGCGTTCGGCAGATGGTCGGGCACGCCTGCCCGATCATCGGGACGCTTGATGCCCATGCCAACCTCTCGCCGCAGATGGTCGAGGCGACCGACGCCCTGATCGCCTATCGGACGAATCCGCACCTCGATCAGCGGGAGCGGGGGTGTGAGGCGGCGGACCTGATGGTCCGGACGCTGCGTGGTGAGATCTCGCCCGTGCAGGCGGCGGCGTTTCCGCCGCTGGTCATCAACATCGAGCGGCAGCTCACCGCGGAGCCGCATCTCGTTCCCGTGTACCGGCACGCGGCGGAGATCCGCGAACGGCCCGGTGTTCTCTCCACGAGTCTCCTACTCGGGTTTCCGTATGCCGACGTCCCCGAGATGGGAGCGGCCTGCGTTGTCGTCGCGGATGGAGACCGGGATCTGGCCCGCCGCGCGGCAGACGAGTTGGGGCAGGATCTGTGGGACCGGCGGACGGACTTCGTCGGCCAGTTCATCAGCGTGCCCGAAGCGATCTCCCGGGCGAAGGAGCTGAGCGAGCCGGTCTGTCTCCTCGACATGGGGGACAATGTGGGGGGCGGGTCGCCTGCCGACGGGACATTCCTGGCGGAGGCACTGCTCTCGTCCGGGATGAAGTCGCTGGCGTGTCTCTATGACCCGGAGGTGGTTGAGCAGTGTCGGAATGAGGCGGTCGGTTCACTCGTGGACGTGGCGATCGGCGCGAAGACCGACCGGCTGCATGGCGTCCCTTTGCGGGGGACCTTTGCGGTGCGGGGGCATTCCGACGGGCGGTACCGCGAAGCGCAGGCCCGGCATGGGGGGATCCGGGAGTATGACCAGGGGGCGACCGTGGTGCTGCAGCATGCCGGGGGGCTGACGTTGATCGTCAACTCGCGGCGGACGCCGCCGTTCAGCCTCGGGCAGATTCGCAGCTGCGGGCTGGAGCCGCGGGAGTTCCACGCGCTGGCGGCGAAAGGGGTCAACGCACCGGTGGCTGCGTATCAGGAGGTCTGTCCGCACTTCATCCGTGTCAACACGCCCGGTTGCACGACGGCCGATGTCCATCAGCTGACCTTTCAGCACCGGCGACGGCCGTTGTATCCGTTTGAGGGTAGGGACTAG
- a CDS encoding DUF1549 domain-containing protein: MTFLRSAPLGAFAAAWLALSPPATSPLHAEERPADKVSYHQHIRPIFQAHCQGCHQPARPNGAYVMTGFDQLVAGGESGSKAIVPGKPDESHLLAEITPTEGKAEMPKGKPPLASTDIDLIRRWIAQGAVDDTPANARQRFDVNHPPVYSRPPVITSLDISPDGRLLAVAGFHEVLIHRADGSGLVARLVGLSERIESARFSPDGKRIAVTGGLPGRMGELQVWNLAEDMAAGTWKGELALSVPVTFDTIYGASWSPDGQLVAVGCSDKTIRAFNSTTGEQVFFNMSHDDWVVDTAFSVDGSNLVSVGRDMTAKLYDVKTQRFIDNITSITPGALKGGLQAVTRHPQRDEIVVASSDGVPRLYRMQRVTSRVIGDDANNIRKFPEMKGRVFGVDFSGDGKRVVACSSLDGKGQVFISSCDFDTKLPDEIRAIVSKVVTTQSAEEKAKLEAYLTSDVKLLAQAELPTPVYVSVFSNDGTQVIAAGADGTIRFIDASNGQIVKEVPAVTVDAGAAKAVAAVDAAIDDDTAGTKDSLPPGTSLTAIAITPAQIDLTGPGSYAQLLVTGTLNTGDRVDVTRMGDWSAAGGSVVVTPLGRVFAKGDGPTEVKVSVLGQEAKVPATVSGIAQRAPVDFIRDVNPVLSRLGCNQGTCHGAKDGKNGFKLSLRGYDPIYDIRALTDDMASRRVNIASPDDSLMLLKATGAVPHMGGQLTKPGSRYYETIRQWIAEGAKLDLASPRVVKVEVAPIDPVIQTIGGRQQMRVVATFADGRQRDVTAEAYLDSGNTEVAVTNRHGVATTLRRGEAPVLVRYEGAYAATTITAMGDRSGFAWAEPEAWSEVDRLVARKLERMKILPSTLCTDDEFLRRVSLDLTGLPPTADEVRAFLADSRDSRTKRDELIDKLIGSETFIDHWSNKWADMLQVNGKFLGAEGAKLLRTWIRQEVATNTPYDQFCYKVLTATGSNKENPAASYYKTLRDPDLIMENTTQLFLAVRFNCNKCHDHPFERWTQDQYYQTTAFFARTALKRDPKNAEGNIGGTAVEGARPLYEEVFDKPDGETTHLRTNAITAPEFPYATKFEAPAEATRRERLARWITSPDNQYFARSYVNRVWGYLLGVGLIEPLDDIRAGNPPTNPELLEWLTKDFIEHKFDVRHLMRTICKSRTYQMSLKTNDWNKDDQQNFSHAIARRLPSEVLFDAIHNVTGSKSNIPGLPAGARAAEIPDAGIDLPDAFLATTGRPVRESACECERSAGMQLGPVMALMSGPTVGNALSQADNAIAKITAEQSDNGKVVEELFLRILNRPARPEEVAQSLKLFDQLPMDMAQIKTEFEAYAKEIEPAVQVKEQKRSEAIAAAKMAYDTAFEPVKDREAQLDKEHADKLAAAKTAFDEYNASFQTRIDAWEKSLGQIEWTVLDPTDAKSSMDAMFAEQDDKSLLVTGTNGKGTYTIQAELDAQNVTGFRLEALQDDRLGGKGPGRSGGGNFVLTELTIEAWPKDHPEMKVKVDLQNARADFSQGNYDVTTAIDGKVADEGNGWAVNPELGKSHTATFETKLPLTGQVVVQFTMDQQYKDGQHTLGRFRWSTTTAAPPLVIGVPENVQKIAKVEAAKRKPNQKKVIEDFFRNQDAKQKELQTAFDAASKPRNVDPVLVDLQAKLEEAGVPLPIDPKFARLERATKLSEEQLKTARLTAAQDIAWALINSPAFLFNR; this comes from the coding sequence ATGACGTTTCTCCGATCCGCTCCGCTCGGAGCGTTTGCCGCTGCTTGGCTCGCTCTCTCCCCCCCGGCCACTTCGCCTCTCCACGCCGAAGAACGGCCCGCCGATAAAGTCAGCTACCACCAGCACATCCGTCCAATCTTCCAGGCCCACTGCCAGGGCTGCCACCAGCCCGCCCGGCCGAACGGCGCCTACGTCATGACTGGCTTTGACCAGCTGGTCGCCGGCGGCGAGAGCGGCTCCAAGGCGATCGTCCCCGGAAAGCCGGACGAGAGCCACCTCCTGGCGGAGATTACGCCTACGGAGGGGAAGGCCGAAATGCCCAAGGGGAAGCCCCCCCTGGCCTCGACCGACATCGACCTCATCCGCCGCTGGATCGCCCAGGGAGCGGTCGACGATACCCCGGCCAACGCCCGCCAGCGGTTCGACGTCAACCACCCGCCCGTCTACAGCCGTCCCCCGGTCATCACCTCGCTCGATATCTCGCCCGACGGCCGGCTGCTGGCGGTCGCCGGCTTCCACGAAGTCCTCATCCACCGGGCCGATGGCTCCGGCCTCGTCGCCCGCCTCGTCGGGCTCTCCGAACGGATCGAGTCTGCACGCTTCTCGCCGGACGGCAAGCGGATCGCCGTCACCGGCGGACTGCCGGGCCGGATGGGCGAACTCCAGGTCTGGAACCTCGCTGAAGACATGGCGGCCGGAACCTGGAAGGGAGAGCTCGCGCTTTCGGTTCCGGTGACGTTCGACACGATTTACGGCGCCAGCTGGTCGCCGGATGGACAGCTCGTGGCAGTCGGCTGCTCGGACAAGACGATCCGGGCGTTCAACAGCACGACCGGCGAGCAGGTCTTCTTCAACATGTCCCACGACGACTGGGTCGTCGACACCGCGTTCTCGGTGGACGGCTCGAACCTCGTCTCGGTCGGTCGGGACATGACCGCCAAGCTGTACGACGTCAAGACGCAGCGGTTCATCGACAACATCACTTCGATCACCCCGGGCGCCCTCAAGGGGGGACTGCAGGCGGTCACCCGGCATCCGCAGCGGGACGAGATTGTCGTCGCCAGCTCGGACGGCGTGCCGCGGCTCTACCGGATGCAGCGGGTCACGTCCCGCGTCATCGGCGACGACGCCAACAACATCCGCAAGTTCCCGGAAATGAAGGGACGGGTCTTTGGCGTCGACTTCTCCGGCGACGGCAAGCGGGTCGTCGCCTGCAGCAGCCTCGACGGCAAGGGACAGGTCTTCATCTCCTCCTGCGACTTCGACACGAAGCTCCCGGATGAGATCCGGGCAATCGTCTCCAAGGTCGTCACCACCCAGTCGGCCGAGGAGAAAGCCAAGCTCGAGGCCTACCTGACGTCGGACGTCAAACTGCTGGCCCAGGCGGAACTGCCGACGCCGGTCTACGTCTCGGTCTTCTCGAACGACGGGACGCAGGTCATTGCCGCCGGAGCGGACGGAACGATCCGCTTCATCGATGCCTCGAACGGCCAGATCGTCAAAGAAGTCCCGGCCGTGACGGTCGACGCCGGAGCGGCGAAGGCGGTTGCCGCCGTCGATGCCGCCATCGACGACGACACTGCCGGAACGAAGGACTCCCTTCCGCCCGGAACGTCGCTGACCGCGATCGCCATCACGCCGGCCCAGATCGACCTCACCGGGCCGGGGAGCTACGCCCAGTTGCTGGTCACCGGGACGCTCAACACCGGCGACCGGGTCGATGTGACCCGCATGGGAGACTGGTCGGCCGCGGGAGGCAGCGTCGTCGTGACGCCGCTCGGCCGCGTCTTCGCCAAGGGGGACGGCCCGACCGAGGTCAAGGTCTCCGTCCTGGGACAGGAGGCCAAGGTCCCGGCGACCGTCTCCGGGATCGCCCAGCGGGCCCCGGTCGACTTCATCCGCGACGTCAATCCGGTCCTCTCGCGGCTCGGCTGCAACCAGGGAACCTGTCACGGAGCGAAGGACGGCAAGAACGGCTTCAAGCTCTCGCTCCGCGGATACGACCCGATCTACGACATTCGAGCCCTGACCGACGACATGGCGTCCCGCCGGGTCAACATCGCTTCGCCCGATGACAGCCTGATGCTCCTCAAGGCGACCGGCGCCGTCCCGCACATGGGAGGACAGCTCACGAAGCCGGGCTCCCGCTACTACGAAACGATCCGGCAGTGGATCGCCGAAGGGGCGAAGCTCGACCTCGCGTCGCCGCGGGTCGTCAAGGTGGAAGTCGCTCCGATCGATCCGGTGATCCAGACGATCGGCGGACGGCAGCAGATGCGAGTCGTCGCCACGTTTGCGGACGGCCGGCAGCGGGATGTCACGGCCGAGGCCTACCTCGACAGCGGCAACACCGAAGTCGCCGTGACGAACCGCCACGGCGTCGCCACGACGCTCCGCCGCGGCGAGGCTCCGGTCCTGGTCCGGTACGAAGGGGCCTATGCCGCCACGACGATCACCGCCATGGGAGACCGCTCGGGCTTTGCCTGGGCCGAGCCCGAAGCGTGGAGCGAAGTCGACCGCCTTGTCGCGCGGAAGCTGGAGCGGATGAAGATCCTCCCCTCGACACTCTGCACCGACGACGAGTTCCTTCGCCGCGTCTCGCTGGACCTGACCGGCCTCCCGCCGACGGCGGATGAGGTTCGGGCGTTCCTGGCGGACAGCCGGGACTCGCGGACGAAGCGGGACGAGCTGATCGACAAGCTGATCGGCAGCGAGACTTTCATCGACCACTGGTCGAACAAGTGGGCCGACATGCTGCAGGTGAACGGCAAATTCCTCGGAGCCGAGGGAGCCAAGCTCCTGCGAACCTGGATCCGGCAGGAGGTCGCTACCAACACGCCTTATGACCAGTTCTGCTACAAGGTCCTGACGGCAACCGGCTCAAACAAGGAGAACCCGGCCGCCTCGTACTACAAGACGCTCCGTGATCCCGACCTGATCATGGAGAACACGACGCAGCTGTTCCTGGCGGTGCGGTTCAACTGCAACAAGTGTCACGACCATCCGTTCGAGCGGTGGACCCAGGACCAGTACTACCAGACGACCGCCTTCTTCGCCCGGACCGCCCTCAAGCGCGATCCCAAGAACGCCGAGGGGAACATCGGCGGGACTGCGGTCGAAGGAGCCCGGCCGCTCTATGAGGAGGTGTTCGACAAGCCGGACGGCGAGACGACGCACCTGCGAACTAACGCGATCACCGCGCCGGAGTTCCCCTACGCCACGAAGTTCGAAGCGCCCGCGGAAGCGACGCGGCGGGAGCGGCTGGCGCGGTGGATCACCTCGCCGGACAACCAGTATTTCGCGCGGAGCTACGTCAACCGGGTCTGGGGCTATCTCCTCGGCGTCGGCCTGATCGAGCCGCTCGACGACATCCGGGCCGGTAACCCGCCGACGAACCCCGAGCTGCTGGAGTGGCTCACGAAGGACTTCATTGAGCACAAGTTCGACGTCCGGCACCTGATGCGGACGATCTGCAAGAGCCGCACGTACCAGATGTCGCTCAAGACGAACGACTGGAACAAGGATGACCAGCAGAACTTTTCGCACGCGATCGCCCGGCGGCTGCCGTCGGAAGTCCTCTTCGATGCCATCCACAACGTGACCGGCTCGAAGTCGAACATCCCCGGCCTCCCCGCCGGCGCGCGAGCCGCCGAGATCCCCGATGCGGGGATCGACCTCCCCGACGCCTTCCTGGCGACGACCGGCCGGCCGGTCCGCGAAAGCGCCTGCGAGTGCGAGCGTTCGGCCGGGATGCAGCTGGGACCGGTCATGGCCCTCATGAGCGGCCCAACCGTCGGAAACGCCCTTTCGCAGGCGGACAACGCGATCGCGAAGATCACGGCCGAGCAGTCGGACAACGGCAAGGTCGTCGAGGAGCTGTTCCTGCGGATACTCAATCGGCCCGCCCGGCCGGAGGAAGTCGCACAGTCGCTCAAACTGTTCGATCAGTTGCCGATGGACATGGCGCAGATCAAGACCGAGTTCGAAGCCTATGCGAAGGAGATCGAGCCCGCGGTTCAGGTGAAGGAGCAGAAGCGGTCCGAGGCGATCGCCGCCGCGAAGATGGCCTATGACACGGCCTTTGAGCCGGTCAAGGACCGTGAGGCGCAGCTCGACAAGGAGCACGCCGACAAGCTCGCGGCCGCCAAGACCGCCTTTGACGAGTACAACGCCAGCTTCCAGACCCGGATCGACGCCTGGGAGAAATCGCTGGGCCAGATCGAGTGGACCGTCCTCGACCCGACCGACGCCAAGTCGAGCATGGACGCCATGTTCGCGGAGCAGGACGACAAGTCGCTCCTCGTAACGGGGACGAACGGCAAGGGGACCTACACGATCCAGGCCGAGCTCGATGCCCAGAACGTGACCGGCTTCCGCCTGGAGGCGCTGCAGGATGACCGCCTGGGAGGAAAGGGCCCGGGGCGTTCCGGCGGCGGAAACTTCGTACTGACGGAACTCACGATCGAGGCTTGGCCGAAGGACCATCCCGAGATGAAGGTCAAAGTCGACCTCCAGAACGCCCGGGCCGATTTCAGCCAGGGGAACTACGACGTCACGACGGCGATCGACGGCAAGGTCGCGGACGAGGGGAACGGGTGGGCAGTCAATCCCGAGTTGGGGAAGAGCCATACCGCCACGTTCGAGACGAAGCTGCCCCTGACGGGGCAGGTCGTCGTCCAGTTCACGATGGACCAGCAGTACAAAGACGGCCAGCACACTCTGGGCCGGTTCCGGTGGTCGACGACGACCGCCGCGCCCCCGCTTGTGATCGGCGTGCCGGAGAACGTCCAGAAGATCGCCAAGGTGGAAGCGGCGAAGCGGAAGCCGAACCAGAAGAAGGTGATCGAGGACTTCTTCCGGAACCAGGATGCGAAGCAGAAGGAGTTGCAGACGGCGTTCGACGCGGCCAGCAAGCCCCGCAATGTCGATCCGGTGCTGGTCGATCTGCAGGCGAAGCTGGAGGAGGCGGGTGTTCCGTTGCCGATCGATCCCAAGTTCGCCCGGCTGGAGCGGGCGACGAAGTTGAGCGAAGAGCAGCTCAAGACGGCGCGGCTGACGGCGGCGCAGGACATTGCGTGGGCGTTGATCAACAGTCCGGCGTTCCTGTTCAACCGGTGA
- a CDS encoding peptidylprolyl isomerase, with protein sequence MLSLPRGLVLLIGGLCLGCAAAQTFTTPETVLTKPEVRTTPDDVYLVNLETSKGRVVLEIHPEWAPIGADRFRELVDAEFFDDCRFFRAVPGFVVQCGMSGDPLVNSKWKEKKLPDDPVLQTNKRGYVTFATSGTDSRTTQFFINLKHNAALDKMGFAPIGRVIEGMELVDQIETKYAEEPDQQLISTRGNAYLRSNFPDLDYIQTARTKAGGGASGTVTASGERTESRSAKR encoded by the coding sequence ATGCTCTCACTCCCGCGCGGCCTCGTCCTGCTCATCGGAGGGCTCTGCCTGGGCTGCGCCGCGGCGCAGACCTTCACGACCCCCGAGACCGTCCTCACCAAGCCCGAAGTCCGGACGACTCCGGACGACGTCTACCTGGTGAACCTGGAGACCTCCAAGGGGCGGGTCGTCCTTGAGATCCATCCGGAATGGGCCCCGATCGGGGCGGACCGTTTCCGGGAGCTCGTCGACGCCGAGTTCTTCGACGACTGCCGGTTCTTCCGGGCGGTGCCGGGCTTCGTGGTCCAATGCGGGATGAGCGGCGACCCGCTGGTCAATTCCAAGTGGAAGGAAAAGAAGCTCCCGGACGACCCCGTGCTGCAGACAAACAAGCGGGGCTACGTCACGTTCGCCACGTCCGGGACGGACTCCCGGACGACGCAGTTCTTCATCAATCTCAAGCACAACGCGGCGCTCGACAAGATGGGCTTTGCGCCGATCGGCCGGGTGATCGAAGGGATGGAGCTCGTCGATCAGATCGAGACGAAGTACGCGGAGGAGCCGGACCAGCAGCTGATCTCCACGCGTGGGAACGCCTATCTGCGGTCGAACTTCCCGGATCTCGACTACATCCAGACGGCGCGGACGAAGGCGGGCGGCGGGGCTTCGGGAACCGTGACCGCCTCCGGCGAGCGGACGGAGAGCCGGTCGGCCAAACGCTGA
- a CDS encoding DUF444 family protein: protein MTRSIERDMGRFNEIVRGKIRKDLKKYVNHGEMIGRKGREMVSIPVPNIDIPHFRHGQKGSGGTGQGSGEVGQPVGKGQDEADGKGQAGSDPGQHVREVELTLEELADMLSDELELPRIVPKGTQSLKTKKDKYNTISRVGPDSLRHFKRTYKEALKRQIASGGYVPDDPVVVPGKEDERFRSWKTVQEPQANAVILYIMDVSGSMTDDQKAIVRTEAFWLHTWLRSQYDGVTTRYIVHDAVAHEVDEDTFFRVKESGGTRISSAYKKLLDVIARDFPVSDWNIYCFQFSDGDNWGEDNRECSRLLIEQILPISNLFCYGQVESPYGSGDYIRELRRIVDQHENLILSEIPSKEAIFDSIKTFLGRGK from the coding sequence ATGACCCGGTCAATCGAACGCGACATGGGACGCTTCAATGAGATCGTCCGCGGAAAGATCCGCAAGGACCTCAAGAAGTACGTCAACCATGGCGAGATGATCGGCCGCAAAGGACGGGAGATGGTCAGCATCCCCGTCCCGAATATCGACATCCCCCACTTCCGCCACGGCCAGAAAGGCTCCGGCGGAACCGGCCAGGGATCAGGTGAGGTCGGCCAGCCGGTCGGCAAAGGGCAGGACGAAGCGGACGGCAAGGGACAGGCGGGCTCGGACCCCGGCCAGCACGTCCGGGAGGTCGAACTGACCCTCGAAGAGCTGGCCGACATGCTCTCCGACGAACTCGAACTCCCGCGGATCGTCCCCAAGGGGACGCAGTCGCTCAAAACGAAGAAGGACAAGTACAACACGATCTCCCGCGTCGGCCCGGATTCGCTGCGGCACTTCAAGCGGACCTACAAGGAAGCACTCAAACGGCAGATCGCCAGCGGCGGCTACGTCCCGGACGACCCGGTCGTCGTTCCCGGCAAGGAAGACGAGCGGTTCCGGAGCTGGAAGACGGTCCAGGAGCCGCAGGCCAACGCCGTGATCCTCTACATCATGGACGTCTCGGGCTCGATGACCGACGACCAGAAGGCGATCGTCCGGACCGAGGCCTTCTGGCTCCACACCTGGCTGCGGAGCCAGTACGACGGCGTCACCACGCGGTACATCGTCCACGACGCCGTGGCGCACGAAGTCGACGAGGACACGTTCTTCCGGGTCAAGGAGTCGGGCGGGACGCGAATCTCGTCCGCCTACAAGAAGCTCCTCGACGTGATCGCCCGGGATTTCCCGGTGAGCGACTGGAACATCTACTGCTTCCAGTTCTCCGACGGGGACAACTGGGGGGAGGACAACCGCGAGTGCTCGCGGCTCCTCATTGAGCAGATCCTGCCGATCAGCAACCTGTTCTGCTACGGACAGGTTGAGAGCCCGTACGGTTCCGGCGACTATATCCGGGAACTGCGGCGGATCGTGGACCAGCACGAAAACCTGATCCTGAGCGAGATTCCTTCCAAGGAAGCGATCTTCGACTCGATCAAGACGTTTCTCGGCCGCGGCAAATGA